In one window of Candidatus Sulfuricurvum sp. RIFRC-1 DNA:
- the mtgA gene encoding monofunctional biosynthetic peptidoglycan transglycosylase, translated as MSKLKLLFYLLLLGGIIDIGRYFIYPNISDLKEIKPIPTAFMEYRQEEWAEQNRDMEITHKWVPMTKISPNVIKAVLIGEDDKFWNHDGFDVKGMEDAIERSLKKGSVAGGSTISQQLSKNLYLSPSKNPVRKVKEAIITWRIENTLSKRRILEIYLNVAEWGDGIFGIEAAARHYYHKSAKNLTGREAARLAAVLPNPIKYNPTGSQKYVKNRARIIYKIMKRRGIVIPQYQEVMSPPKTEETLEGSSENNDSITELFGENVAPSEESNPFEQTSNLPSDNEVGAEGNGSLTF; from the coding sequence ATGTCAAAACTTAAATTGCTTTTTTACCTTCTCCTTCTCGGAGGAATCATCGATATCGGTCGCTACTTTATCTATCCGAATATTTCCGATTTAAAAGAGATCAAACCCATCCCTACCGCTTTTATGGAGTACCGCCAAGAAGAGTGGGCTGAACAAAACCGTGATATGGAGATCACCCACAAATGGGTCCCCATGACAAAAATATCTCCCAATGTTATCAAAGCCGTTCTCATCGGTGAAGATGATAAGTTTTGGAACCATGACGGGTTTGATGTCAAGGGGATGGAAGATGCGATAGAACGAAGTCTTAAAAAAGGTTCCGTTGCCGGGGGAAGTACGATCAGCCAACAGCTCTCTAAAAATCTCTACCTCTCTCCGAGCAAAAATCCGGTACGCAAAGTCAAAGAAGCCATCATTACGTGGCGCATTGAAAACACTCTCTCCAAACGGCGTATTTTGGAGATTTATCTCAACGTTGCCGAATGGGGAGACGGGATTTTCGGGATCGAAGCGGCGGCTCGTCATTATTATCATAAAAGTGCAAAAAATCTAACCGGACGAGAAGCGGCACGCCTTGCGGCAGTATTGCCTAACCCGATTAAATACAACCCTACGGGAAGCCAAAAATACGTTAAAAACCGAGCCCGTATCATCTATAAAATAATGAAACGCAGAGGAATAGTCATACCTCAATACCAAGAGGTAATGTCACCACCGAAAACAGAAGAAACACTCGAGGGCTCTTCCGAAAATAACGACAGTATCACGGAACTCTTCGGAGAGAACGTTGCTCCAAGCGAAGAGTCTAACCCTTTTGAACAAACATCCAATCTCCCTTCAGATAATGAAGTAGGAGCAGAGGGGAATGGTTCACTAACGTTTTGA
- a CDS encoding TRIC cation channel family protein yields MFDLVVAADILGIVAFALSGFLVGVRNNLDLLGLIISASLTALGGGVVRDVILGRTPFAFNEYYPAITVILTILLAFAFRLYRREQLERQWLFIISDTIGLVAFSITGALLAIEVEFNFFGVMILSFLTAVGGGVLRDTMINQVPSVLISDFYGSIAIIVSILLLVLVQMDMINTWGVASVATFAIFLRLLAYAKQWHLPKLNMD; encoded by the coding sequence ATGTTTGATCTTGTCGTTGCCGCCGATATTCTCGGAATTGTTGCCTTTGCGCTGAGCGGCTTTTTGGTCGGAGTGCGGAACAATCTCGATTTGCTCGGGCTGATTATCTCTGCCTCTCTCACAGCACTTGGCGGCGGGGTTGTGCGGGATGTTATCTTGGGACGAACCCCTTTTGCATTTAACGAATACTATCCTGCTATCACCGTTATCCTAACGATTCTCCTTGCCTTTGCCTTTCGCCTTTACCGTCGTGAACAATTGGAGCGGCAATGGCTTTTTATCATCTCCGACACGATCGGTCTTGTCGCCTTTAGTATCACCGGGGCCTTACTTGCCATCGAAGTGGAGTTTAATTTTTTCGGTGTCATGATCCTGAGCTTTCTCACCGCTGTTGGAGGGGGAGTATTACGCGATACGATGATCAATCAAGTCCCCTCGGTCCTTATCAGCGATTTTTACGGCTCTATTGCCATAATTGTTTCGATTTTACTCTTGGTTTTAGTCCAAATGGATATGATCAATACATGGGGTGTTGCGAGTGTTGCAACCTTTGCAATCTTTTTGCGCCTTTTGGCTTATGCCAAACAATGGCACCTACCTAAACTTAATATGGATTAA
- a CDS encoding gamma carbonic anhydrase family protein produces the protein MIGNYLHYAPEMKERVWIADSADVIGRVSMGEDVSIWFGCVVRGDVHTISIGDRSNIQDLSMVHVTHHKREDMSDGYPTIIGNDVTVGHRVMLHGCTIEDACLIGMSATILDGAVIGKESIVGAGALVTKNKVFPPRSLIMGSPAKVVRELTDDEVAELYASAHRYVSFKENYRAPNV, from the coding sequence ATGATCGGAAATTATCTACATTATGCCCCCGAAATGAAGGAGCGCGTTTGGATTGCCGACTCCGCCGATGTGATCGGACGAGTATCGATGGGAGAAGACGTCAGCATCTGGTTCGGATGCGTTGTGCGCGGTGACGTCCACACTATCTCTATCGGTGATCGAAGCAATATCCAAGACCTGAGTATGGTGCATGTTACCCATCACAAGCGTGAGGATATGAGCGATGGTTATCCAACCATTATCGGCAATGATGTCACGGTAGGGCACCGTGTCATGCTGCACGGCTGTACAATCGAAGATGCCTGTCTGATCGGGATGAGCGCAACCATACTCGACGGTGCGGTGATCGGTAAAGAATCCATCGTCGGTGCCGGAGCGCTGGTGACCAAAAATAAAGTATTTCCTCCACGATCACTCATTATGGGAAGCCCTGCGAAAGTAGTTCGTGAGCTCACCGATGACGAAGTTGCCGAACTGTACGCTTCAGCACACCGTTACGTCAGCTTCAAAGAAAACTACCGCGCACCCAATGTTTGA
- a CDS encoding RNA degradosome polyphosphate kinase — translation MPNNYKDPALYINRELSWLQFNTRVLKQAQDESLPLFERLKFLAIYGTNLDEFYMIRIAGLKKLFSAGVNVSGADRFTPLHQLREIRSYLHKEQQEVEACLLGIMEKLEKEGIFFKSYKEVTPQQQQILDKYFKENIYPVIVPIAVDATHPFPHLNNLSFGQIVKLRDKDDPSVERYGIIRIPRVLPRFVDIDNRIYIPIGSVVSEHIQDLFPGYELLKFSAFRITRNADIAIEEEEADDFMEILEEGLKLRKKGEIVRLELSNHADDDLLNFFNRHANVFKDDIYRFQTYLNLGALWQVVGNKDFAHLTSPSFKPRNLPPLDSDESLYTILDKQDLVLFHPFESFEPIVRLIQTAAKDPDVVSIRMTLYRSGSKSVIVQSLIAAAESGKQVTVMVELRARFDEENNLQWAKALESAGAHVIYGITGFKVHAKAALITRRVDGKLKQYAHLGTGNYNPSTATVYTDISYMTSNDAITYDMTRFFHFLTGFSKKGKLNELYMAPTQIKPKILSLIHNETRMGSEGVIIAKMNALVDEDIIRALYKASQAGVKIQLIIRGVCCLRPGVEGMSDNIRVISIIGKYLEHARIFYFKHSTPQTYISSADWMPRNLLRRIELLTPISGEEASNKLIQILQLQSSDNVLAHELQRDGTYTKVANDGHNLIDSHGIVETHTNKVYNSVKKQTPNYVQQLTTRLFKES, via the coding sequence ATGCCTAACAATTACAAAGATCCAGCACTTTACATCAATCGAGAGCTTTCATGGCTCCAATTTAACACTCGTGTCTTGAAACAGGCACAAGACGAATCTCTTCCACTCTTTGAACGACTGAAATTTTTGGCGATTTACGGAACGAATCTCGATGAATTTTACATGATCCGAATCGCAGGACTAAAAAAACTTTTCAGCGCAGGGGTTAATGTCTCGGGGGCGGATCGATTCACACCTCTACACCAATTACGCGAAATTCGCTCTTATCTGCACAAAGAGCAGCAAGAAGTAGAAGCATGTTTGCTGGGAATTATGGAAAAACTCGAAAAAGAGGGGATCTTTTTTAAATCGTACAAAGAGGTAACGCCGCAACAACAGCAGATACTGGATAAATATTTCAAAGAAAACATCTATCCGGTTATTGTCCCGATCGCCGTCGATGCAACCCATCCGTTTCCGCACTTGAATAACCTCAGTTTCGGGCAAATCGTGAAACTTCGGGACAAAGACGATCCAAGTGTCGAGCGTTACGGTATCATCCGTATTCCACGTGTATTGCCTCGTTTTGTCGATATCGACAACCGTATCTATATTCCGATCGGCAGTGTCGTTTCCGAGCATATCCAAGATCTCTTCCCCGGTTATGAACTCCTCAAATTTTCAGCATTCCGTATCACCCGTAATGCCGATATCGCCATAGAGGAAGAAGAAGCGGACGATTTTATGGAGATCCTCGAAGAGGGGCTGAAACTGCGTAAAAAAGGGGAAATCGTTCGCCTTGAGCTGAGCAATCATGCCGATGATGATCTGCTGAATTTTTTCAACCGCCATGCCAATGTTTTTAAAGATGACATCTACCGGTTCCAGACCTATCTCAACCTCGGTGCCCTCTGGCAGGTGGTCGGAAATAAAGATTTTGCCCATCTCACGAGTCCAAGTTTCAAACCAAGAAACCTTCCGCCGCTCGATTCGGATGAGAGTCTCTATACCATTCTCGACAAACAAGATCTTGTCCTCTTTCACCCGTTTGAGAGTTTTGAACCCATCGTTCGTCTCATCCAAACAGCGGCGAAAGATCCCGATGTCGTTTCTATCCGTATGACACTGTATCGTTCAGGCTCCAAATCGGTCATCGTCCAATCCCTGATTGCAGCGGCCGAATCGGGCAAACAGGTAACCGTTATGGTGGAACTACGAGCCCGTTTTGATGAGGAAAACAACCTCCAATGGGCAAAAGCGTTAGAGAGTGCGGGAGCCCATGTTATCTACGGAATCACCGGATTTAAAGTACACGCAAAAGCGGCTCTCATCACCCGCCGTGTGGATGGAAAACTCAAGCAATACGCCCATCTAGGAACCGGAAACTATAATCCCTCGACCGCAACTGTCTATACCGACATCAGCTACATGACCAGCAACGATGCCATCACCTATGATATGACCCGATTTTTCCACTTTTTGACCGGATTCAGTAAAAAAGGGAAACTGAACGAGCTCTACATGGCACCGACTCAGATCAAGCCGAAAATCCTTTCTCTGATTCACAATGAAACCCGTATGGGAAGCGAGGGGGTTATCATCGCAAAAATGAATGCCCTCGTAGATGAAGACATCATCCGCGCCCTCTACAAAGCATCCCAAGCGGGAGTCAAAATCCAACTGATTATCCGTGGTGTCTGTTGTTTGCGCCCCGGAGTAGAGGGGATGAGTGACAACATCCGTGTTATCTCCATTATCGGAAAATACCTCGAACATGCCCGAATTTTTTATTTTAAACACTCAACGCCACAGACCTATATTTCCAGTGCCGATTGGATGCCGCGAAATCTTCTCCGCCGTATCGAACTTTTGACTCCGATTTCAGGGGAAGAAGCGTCCAACAAACTGATTCAGATTTTGCAATTGCAATCCTCTGACAATGTACTGGCCCATGAGCTTCAACGCGATGGGACATATACCAAGGTAGCGAATGACGGACATAATCTGATCGACAGCCACGGAATCGTTGAAACCCATACCAACAAAGTGTATAATTCGGTCAAAAAACAGACTCCAAATTACGTGCAGCAACTCACAACACGATTATTTAAAGAGAGTTAA
- a CDS encoding tetratricopeptide repeat protein encodes MSTFQILMFAATLFFAYQIYRHVQTLEDEPAKSPETNAESNFPTAEILVEQADSAYEQGEIEPARLALEEASQIEPNNPEILNKLAFVTAKSGDRIKGIELYERSLELDENDDLTHNAIASLYRVEMAYERAQDHYRKAIEIDDEYAQTFYNYANLLVDMGEIEEARIMYKRALELQSDFPQAREALLSLGSAQ; translated from the coding sequence ATGTCTACATTTCAAATTTTAATGTTTGCGGCGACACTTTTTTTCGCATATCAGATCTATCGTCACGTCCAAACGTTAGAGGATGAGCCTGCTAAAAGTCCTGAAACAAATGCTGAATCAAATTTCCCGACGGCGGAGATTTTGGTTGAACAAGCCGATAGCGCGTATGAGCAAGGAGAGATCGAACCTGCGAGATTAGCCCTCGAAGAGGCGTCACAGATTGAGCCGAATAATCCTGAAATTTTAAATAAACTTGCATTCGTCACTGCAAAAAGCGGAGACCGTATCAAGGGGATCGAATTGTATGAGCGTTCATTGGAACTCGATGAGAACGATGATCTGACCCACAATGCGATTGCGTCACTGTACCGAGTAGAGATGGCGTATGAGCGAGCACAAGATCATTACCGTAAAGCAATCGAGATTGATGATGAGTATGCGCAGACATTTTACAATTATGCGAATTTATTGGTCGATATGGGCGAAATTGAAGAAGCAAGAATCATGTATAAACGTGCATTGGAACTTCAAAGCGATTTTCCGCAAGCGCGTGAAGCACTCCTTTCGTTAGGGAGCGCTCAATGA
- a CDS encoding NYN domain-containing protein, producing MIDDQARLAVLIDADNSQPSIIAGLMDEIAAHGIASVKRIYGDWTDTKLKGWKNALLEHGLHPMQQFAYTTGKNATDSAMIIDAMDLLYTKNFDGFCIVSSDSDFTRLASRIRESGIKVYGFGEQKTPKAFIGVCDKFIYTENLRRDANHKEPVTAKIKSDNKALLALVRNAVEDTTNEAGWSYLGAIGQNLINKSPEFDPRSYGYKKLLDLIEGLGEFDFKFSDPLSGSQAVHVRLKRHKRSYEK from the coding sequence ATGATTGATGATCAAGCACGTTTAGCGGTATTGATTGATGCGGATAATTCACAACCCTCGATTATTGCGGGGCTTATGGATGAAATTGCGGCGCACGGTATCGCCAGTGTCAAACGAATTTACGGCGACTGGACCGATACCAAACTCAAGGGGTGGAAAAACGCCCTTTTGGAACACGGACTTCACCCGATGCAGCAGTTTGCCTATACGACGGGGAAAAATGCGACCGACAGCGCGATGATTATCGATGCGATGGATCTGCTTTACACGAAAAACTTTGACGGCTTTTGCATCGTCTCCAGTGACAGCGATTTCACCCGTCTTGCCAGCCGGATCCGTGAATCGGGGATCAAGGTTTACGGGTTTGGAGAACAAAAAACTCCCAAAGCGTTTATCGGCGTGTGCGATAAATTTATTTATACCGAAAATCTTCGCCGCGACGCTAATCATAAAGAACCAGTCACGGCAAAAATCAAATCGGATAATAAAGCTCTTCTGGCTCTGGTTCGTAATGCGGTTGAAGATACGACCAATGAAGCGGGATGGTCGTATTTGGGAGCTATCGGGCAAAATTTGATTAACAAATCTCCTGAGTTTGATCCTCGCAGTTACGGTTACAAAAAACTTCTCGATCTGATTGAAGGGTTGGGAGAATTTGACTTTAAGTTCTCTGATCCGCTATCGGGCTCACAGGCGGTGCATGTTCGCCTCAAGCGGCATAAAAGGAGTTATGAAAAATGA
- a CDS encoding Nif3-like dinuclear metal center hexameric protein, whose protein sequence is MRVKEIYTYLDELSPFALQEGWDNSGLLVGDFAQEITHVVLSIDIDEELIASIPENALLITHHPIIFGGLKQLQFNQYPAKIVAPMIRKNITNIAMHTNFDQTHLNDYVATEVLGYPIIAKEGFVAYLGVDESYETFAAKIKMALGLPNTRGVKCHEYIRTCALVTGSGASLMRNIEAECFLTGDIKYHDAMEAKALGLSMIDIGHYESERYFGEVLGGYLEKLGLSVIISPSKNPFTYL, encoded by the coding sequence ATGAGAGTGAAAGAGATCTATACGTACCTCGATGAGCTTTCTCCGTTTGCATTGCAAGAGGGGTGGGATAATTCAGGACTGCTGGTCGGCGATTTTGCCCAAGAGATTACTCATGTGGTACTCAGTATCGACATAGATGAGGAGTTGATTGCATCAATCCCCGAAAATGCCCTTTTGATTACGCACCATCCGATCATTTTCGGCGGACTCAAACAGCTTCAATTTAACCAATATCCGGCAAAGATCGTGGCTCCAATGATCCGAAAAAATATCACCAATATCGCGATGCACACCAATTTCGACCAAACTCACCTTAATGACTACGTTGCAACGGAAGTTTTGGGTTACCCCATTATCGCCAAAGAGGGGTTCGTAGCGTATCTGGGAGTGGATGAGTCGTATGAAACGTTTGCCGCCAAAATTAAAATGGCATTGGGACTTCCCAATACCCGAGGGGTAAAATGTCATGAATATATACGAACCTGTGCTTTAGTGACGGGTTCAGGTGCCTCATTGATGCGTAATATTGAAGCCGAGTGTTTTTTGACCGGGGATATCAAATACCATGATGCAATGGAGGCTAAGGCGCTCGGATTATCGATGATTGACATCGGACACTATGAGAGCGAGCGCTATTTTGGCGAGGTTTTAGGGGGGTATTTGGAAAAATTAGGATTGAGTGTTATAATTTCACCATCTAAGAACCCCTTCACCTATCTTTGA
- a CDS encoding zinc ribbon domain-containing protein, translated as MNKHLEQLIELSHVDKEIDAFEPQIEEANLQYDALLATKNSIISEINALKQEIKDEQIKKHKNELHLAELSAKLEENSRKSGEVKTEREMKSLQLEEEIAKEQVSFANEEIERLEKLIDHKQGKIDELENKASEIESTLTTVKADVDVKLARIDEERKEVFGRKETLVGAMNQKGLSFYQKIRRWAKNTTAVPVRNQACMGCYMAISDKVYSDVIKGEEITMCPHCGRILFLEPSDAIGA; from the coding sequence ATGAACAAACACCTTGAACAATTAATCGAGCTCTCTCATGTTGACAAAGAGATCGATGCGTTTGAACCGCAAATCGAAGAAGCTAATCTTCAGTATGATGCACTTCTAGCGACTAAAAACAGTATCATCAGCGAAATCAATGCGCTTAAGCAAGAGATCAAAGACGAACAGATCAAAAAGCACAAAAATGAGCTTCATCTCGCGGAACTCTCAGCAAAACTTGAAGAAAATAGCCGTAAAAGCGGTGAAGTTAAAACTGAACGCGAAATGAAATCACTTCAACTCGAAGAAGAGATTGCAAAAGAGCAAGTAAGCTTTGCAAATGAAGAGATCGAACGTTTGGAAAAATTGATCGATCACAAACAAGGCAAAATCGATGAACTCGAAAATAAAGCCTCAGAAATCGAAAGCACTCTCACAACCGTAAAAGCCGATGTCGATGTTAAATTAGCACGTATCGATGAAGAGCGCAAAGAAGTATTCGGACGTAAAGAGACATTGGTCGGCGCGATGAACCAAAAAGGGTTATCGTTTTACCAAAAAATCCGCCGATGGGCAAAAAATACGACAGCTGTTCCCGTTCGTAACCAAGCGTGCATGGGTTGTTATATGGCAATCAGTGACAAAGTTTACTCGGACGTTATCAAAGGCGAAGAGATCACAATGTGTCCTCACTGCGGACGTATTTTATTTTTAGAGCCTTCTGACGCTATCGGTGCGTAA